One Megalops cyprinoides isolate fMegCyp1 chromosome 17, fMegCyp1.pri, whole genome shotgun sequence DNA window includes the following coding sequences:
- the LOC118791974 gene encoding transforming growth factor beta-3 proprotein-like produces the protein MYLGKALLFFLLLNCVTMSLSLSTCATVDIDNIKKKRVEAIRGQILSKLRLTSPPKAPSPHQVPYQVLALYNSTRELLDELGRDRQQTCGQDNTEPEYYAKEIYKFNMIHGPPDNNDLPHCLKGITSKVFRFNISAMEKNFTNLFRAEFRVLRVPNTSAKRNEQRIELYQILRPDEHIAKQRYIGGRNILTKGTPEWVSFDVTKTVREWLQYRETNLGLEISVHCPCHTFNPKGDIIENVNEVLEVKFKGAEGDYDEHGRVKKQKEQPLPHLILMMLPPHRLDAQSPRRKRALDTDYCFGRHEENCCVRSLYIDFRRDLGWTWINEPKGYYANFCSGPCPYLLSSDNTYSTLLGLYNSLNPEASASPCCVPKDLEPLTILYYSGRNPKMEQLSNMIVKSCKCS, from the exons atgtattTAGGTAAagcacttttgttttttctgcttttgaatTGTGTGACCATGAGTTTGTCGCTGTCCACTTGCGCAACTGTGGACATTGATAACATAAAGAAAAAGCGAGTTGAAGCGATCCGAGGACAGATTCTGAGCAAGCTTCGACTTACCAGCCCGCCGAAGGCACCGAGTCCGCACCAGGTCCCCTACCAAGTGCTGGCGCTGTATAACAGTACGAGGGAACTGCTTGATGAATTGGGGAGGGACCGGCAGCAAACCTGCGGCCAAGACAACACGGAACCCGAATACTACGCCAAGGAGATATACAAATTCAACATGATTCACGGACCGCCGGACAACA ACGATCTGCCACACTGCCTGAAGGGCATCACCTCCAAGGTGTTCCGTTTCAACATTTCGGCCATGGAGAAGAACTTCACCAACCTCTTCCGCGCCGAGTTCCGCGTCCTCCGGGTGCCCAACACCAGCGCCAAAAGGAATGAGCAGCGGATTGAGCTCTACCAG ATCCTGAGGCCAGACGAACACATCGCTAAGCAGCGGTACATCGGCGGCAGGAACATCCTGACGAAGGGCACACCGGAGTGGGTCTCCTTCGATGTCACCAAGACTGTGCGAGAGTGGCTACAGTACCGCG AGACCAACCTGGGTCTGGAGATCAGCGTGCACTGCCCTTGCCACACTTTCAACCCCAAAGGTGACATCATTGAGAATGTCAATGAAGTGCTGGAGGTCAAGTTCAAAG gGGCAGAGGGGGACTATGACGAGCATGGGCGGGTGAAGAAGCAGAAGGAGCAGCCGCTCCCCCACCTCATCCTCATGATGCTGCCGCCCCATCGGCTGGATGCGCAGTCCCCCCGTCGAAAGCGGGCACTGGACACCGACTACTGCTTTGG CCGCCATGAAGAGAACTGCTGTGTGCGTTCCCTCTATATCGACTTCCGCAGGGACCTGGGCTGGACATGGATCAACGAACCCAAGGGCTACTATGCCAACTTCTGCTCCGGGCCCTGCCCGTACCTACTCAGCTCCGACAACACTTACAGCACG CTGCTAGGCCTCTACAACAGCCTGAACCCCGAAGCCTCAGCTTCGCCCTGCTGTGTCCCAAAGGACCTGGAACCCCTCACCATTCTCTACTACTCTGGGCGGAACCCCAAGATGGAGCAGCTCTCCAACATGATAGTCAAGTCTTGCAAGTGTAGCTGA